One genomic region from Knoellia sp. p5-6-4 encodes:
- a CDS encoding DUF1269 domain-containing protein — MTAFTVWKFESPDGAERAAHVLADAASEGMVKILDHAVVSWPEGQSRPTTRHSHDDAVRGSGWGAFWGVLVGALFFVPVVGGVVGAAIGALSKATEGTGITKDQLETIRTEVTEGTSALFVVTDEGDLDRLGDRFRGVSKKLVATNLTDAERAVLLETFGGR, encoded by the coding sequence ATGACCGCTTTCACCGTGTGGAAGTTCGAGTCGCCCGACGGCGCGGAGCGGGCCGCCCACGTGCTCGCCGATGCCGCCTCCGAGGGCATGGTCAAGATCCTCGACCACGCCGTGGTGTCGTGGCCGGAAGGGCAGTCACGGCCCACCACGCGGCACAGCCACGACGACGCGGTCCGCGGCTCGGGCTGGGGAGCCTTCTGGGGCGTGCTGGTCGGCGCGCTCTTCTTCGTGCCCGTGGTCGGCGGCGTCGTGGGTGCAGCGATCGGCGCGCTGAGCAAGGCCACCGAGGGCACGGGCATCACCAAGGACCAGCTGGAGACGATCCGCACCGAGGTGACCGAAGGGACCTCTGCCCTCTTCGTGGTCACCGACGAGGGCGACCTCGACCGGCTGGGCGACCGGTTCCGCGGGGTGTCCAAGAAGCTGGTCGCGACGAACCTCACCGACGCCGAGCGCGCCGTCCTGCTCGAGACCTTCGGCGGCCGCTGA
- a CDS encoding cupin domain-containing protein: MGGLESRSFDSPEEVRPFTDKGAAEVVTLAGSTVLKGRFEPGWRWSEHVRPLAGTDSCQSPHLLYVLSGRMHLRMNDGTEGEAGPNEVVRAEPGHDAWVVGDEPCVVVDFGASPSYARPA, from the coding sequence ATGGGAGGACTCGAGTCGAGGAGCTTCGACTCTCCGGAGGAGGTGCGCCCCTTCACGGACAAGGGTGCGGCAGAGGTCGTCACGCTGGCCGGCAGCACCGTCCTGAAAGGACGCTTCGAGCCGGGGTGGCGCTGGTCGGAGCACGTCCGCCCGCTGGCGGGCACCGACAGCTGCCAGTCGCCCCACCTGCTCTACGTCCTCTCGGGCCGGATGCACCTGCGCATGAACGACGGCACCGAGGGCGAGGCCGGACCCAACGAGGTCGTCCGGGCCGAGCCGGGCCATGACGCGTGGGTCGTGGGCGACGAGCCTTGTGTCGTGGTCGACTTCGGCGCATCACCCTCCTACGCCCGGCCGGCGTAG
- a CDS encoding DUF4153 domain-containing protein, whose product MRYDVRPLDRVSSIRTKLGLLVAVTIVVASVLAVIGTRLGVSPWATVPVAVAAALVVTQVLAKGMTAPLREMTVAAQRMAQGDYSQRVHTSSRDEVGELARAFNRTAATLEMVDRHRRDLVANVSHELRTPISALQAVLENLVDGVSSPGPAELRTALAQTERLGRLVGDLLDLSRVEEGVTPLRVKEIRLADIFDDAIAQARTDGVHYVVDVRPHTLTVEADPDRLHQLLANLLDNAARHSPTGGEVTISAARHDDEVLLSVSDQGPGIAASDRNAVFERFTTSSAQNSGTGLGLAISRWVAQLHGGSIAVADTDRGCRIEVRLPAEAHQPTTRKEPVVSTFTPPAPAPETPVGPPHAGLAAYWPDAPRRRPGIVAAAAAAGALAATVLPDRDLGLGTALVFGVVAGTVFVAATTRTARRRWTRVQAVDAALVGLLLVPLFVRDAEWITMLCLLAALALTAASSTQASSVLALVGTAVAVPLAALRGLPWLRRTLKPHGSVQAWLPAARTALISAVLLLVFGALFASADALFASWVDAVTPDITWNDLPARVILAAFIGAGTLAAAFVALAPPAVERLRLPSPVSRNEFEWLAPVLVVDAVFLAFLVAQATVLFGGHDYLQRTTGLTYAEYVHEGFGQLTVATILTLTVVAWAARKASSGRRRDLALGALCAMTLVVVVSALYRMHLYEEAYGFTRLRLLVSVFEGWLGVVVLLVIVAGVVGGSGWLVPVAVRLGAAGLLGLALLNPDLYVAEHNIAREDSPVGIDWEYLGDLSADAYPALVDLPDEQFTCATRGLEPLGDDDWLEWNLSRERTRDLMADRPPTGAGDTTTPCPSSPR is encoded by the coding sequence ATGAGGTACGACGTGCGCCCCCTCGACCGGGTCAGCTCCATCAGGACGAAGCTCGGTCTGCTGGTCGCCGTCACGATCGTGGTCGCCTCCGTGCTGGCGGTCATCGGCACCCGGCTCGGCGTCTCGCCGTGGGCCACCGTGCCGGTCGCCGTCGCGGCGGCACTGGTCGTGACCCAGGTGCTGGCGAAGGGCATGACGGCACCCCTGCGCGAGATGACGGTCGCCGCGCAGCGGATGGCGCAGGGTGACTACTCGCAGCGGGTGCACACCTCCTCGCGCGACGAGGTCGGCGAGCTCGCCCGGGCCTTCAACCGGACGGCGGCAACGCTGGAGATGGTGGACCGGCACCGGCGCGACCTGGTGGCCAACGTGTCGCACGAGCTGCGCACCCCCATCTCCGCGCTGCAGGCGGTGTTGGAGAACCTCGTCGACGGGGTGTCGAGCCCGGGACCCGCGGAGCTGCGCACCGCCCTCGCCCAGACCGAGCGGCTGGGGCGGCTGGTGGGCGACCTGCTCGACCTCTCCCGCGTCGAGGAGGGCGTGACACCGCTGCGGGTCAAGGAGATTCGGCTCGCCGACATCTTCGACGACGCCATCGCGCAGGCGCGCACCGATGGCGTGCACTACGTGGTCGACGTCAGGCCCCACACCCTCACGGTGGAGGCAGACCCCGACCGGCTGCACCAGCTGCTCGCCAACCTCCTCGACAACGCCGCCCGCCACAGCCCGACCGGTGGGGAGGTGACGATCAGCGCCGCTCGCCACGATGACGAGGTGCTGCTCTCCGTCTCCGACCAGGGGCCGGGCATCGCCGCGTCCGACCGCAACGCGGTCTTCGAGCGGTTCACGACGAGCTCCGCCCAGAACAGCGGCACCGGTCTCGGCCTGGCCATCTCCCGCTGGGTCGCCCAGCTGCACGGCGGCAGCATCGCCGTCGCCGACACCGACCGCGGCTGCCGCATCGAGGTGAGGCTGCCGGCCGAGGCGCACCAGCCGACCACGCGAAAGGAGCCCGTCGTGAGCACGTTCACCCCACCGGCCCCGGCCCCCGAGACCCCGGTCGGGCCACCCCACGCCGGTCTGGCCGCGTACTGGCCCGACGCCCCCCGCCGCCGCCCCGGCATCGTCGCCGCGGCCGCAGCCGCCGGTGCGCTCGCAGCCACCGTCCTGCCCGATCGCGACCTCGGCCTGGGGACTGCCCTGGTGTTCGGCGTCGTGGCCGGCACGGTCTTCGTCGCCGCGACGACGCGCACCGCCCGACGTCGCTGGACCCGCGTGCAAGCCGTCGACGCCGCCCTGGTGGGGCTGCTGCTCGTGCCGCTGTTCGTCCGCGACGCGGAGTGGATCACCATGTTGTGCCTCCTCGCCGCTCTGGCGTTGACGGCGGCGAGCTCCACCCAGGCCTCCTCAGTCCTCGCCCTGGTCGGGACCGCGGTCGCCGTGCCGCTGGCAGCACTGCGCGGGCTCCCCTGGCTCCGTCGCACGCTCAAGCCTCACGGCAGCGTCCAGGCCTGGCTGCCGGCGGCCCGCACCGCCCTCATCTCGGCCGTGCTGCTCCTGGTCTTCGGCGCCCTGTTCGCCTCTGCCGACGCCCTGTTCGCGTCCTGGGTGGACGCCGTCACGCCCGACATCACCTGGAACGACCTGCCGGCGCGCGTCATCCTCGCCGCCTTCATCGGCGCAGGCACCCTGGCGGCGGCCTTCGTGGCCCTCGCCCCACCCGCCGTCGAGCGCCTCCGGCTGCCGTCGCCCGTCAGCCGCAACGAGTTCGAGTGGCTGGCCCCGGTGCTGGTCGTGGACGCGGTCTTTCTGGCGTTCCTCGTCGCGCAGGCGACCGTCCTGTTCGGCGGCCACGACTACCTGCAGCGGACCACTGGCCTCACCTACGCCGAGTACGTGCACGAGGGCTTCGGCCAGCTCACCGTCGCGACGATCCTCACGCTCACCGTCGTGGCGTGGGCAGCGCGCAAGGCCTCGTCCGGGCGCCGACGCGACCTGGCGCTGGGGGCACTGTGCGCGATGACGCTCGTGGTCGTCGTCTCGGCGCTCTACCGGATGCACCTGTACGAGGAGGCGTACGGCTTCACCCGGCTGCGCCTGCTGGTGTCCGTCTTCGAGGGCTGGCTGGGGGTCGTCGTCCTGCTCGTCATCGTCGCAGGGGTCGTCGGCGGCAGCGGCTGGCTGGTCCCGGTCGCGGTCCGGCTGGGAGCGGCCGGGCTGCTCGGGCTGGCCCTGCTCAACCCCGACCTCTACGTCGCGGAGCACAACATCGCCCGTGAGGACTCCCCCGTCGGCATCGACTGGGAGTACCTGGGCGACCTTTCGGCGGACGCCTACCCGGCCCTGGTCGACCTTCCCGACGAGCAGTTCACCTGTGCCACCCGCGGCCTCGAGCCGCTGGGTGACGACGACTGGCTCGAGTGGAACCTGTCCCGCGAACGGACGAGGGACCTGATGGCGGACCGGCCCCCGACAGGCGCGGGCGACACGACCACGCCCTGCCCCTCCAGCCCCAGGTGA
- a CDS encoding pyridoxamine 5'-phosphate oxidase family protein: MSAPARDRATRKADTLAMLATPAIDVWVATASAAGTPHLVPLSLAWVGERVVVAVEATSVTARNLTTSGTARLAVGPTRDVVAIDVVLERSVDVVADDPVGEAYATQADWDPRTSQGYVFLVLRPTRVQAWREANEIAGRTLMRDGTWLV; the protein is encoded by the coding sequence GTGAGCGCCCCCGCGCGTGACCGAGCGACCCGCAAGGCCGACACGCTGGCGATGCTGGCGACACCCGCGATCGACGTGTGGGTCGCCACGGCGTCTGCCGCGGGCACCCCGCACCTCGTCCCGCTGTCGCTGGCCTGGGTGGGGGAGCGGGTGGTGGTCGCGGTCGAGGCGACGTCGGTCACCGCACGCAACCTGACCACCTCCGGCACGGCTCGCCTCGCGGTCGGGCCGACGCGCGACGTGGTCGCGATCGACGTCGTGCTCGAGAGGTCGGTCGACGTCGTGGCCGACGACCCCGTCGGCGAGGCCTACGCGACGCAGGCCGACTGGGACCCACGGACGAGCCAGGGCTACGTCTTCCTGGTGCTGCGGCCGACCCGCGTGCAGGCCTGGCGCGAGGCCAACGAGATCGCCGGCCGCACCCTCATGCGCGACGGCACCTGGCTGGTGTGA
- a CDS encoding Fur family transcriptional regulator has translation MQQTPGVPTTTDLERMLRGADLRVTRPRLAVLAAVREHPHADTDSIIGAVREELPGVSHQAVYDVLRALSAAGLVRRIQPAGSVARYEARVGDNHHHVVCRVCGTIADVDCAVGDTPCLTASGDHGFAIDEAEVTYWGLCPECATATATR, from the coding sequence ATGCAGCAGACTCCAGGCGTGCCCACCACCACGGACCTCGAGCGCATGCTGCGCGGCGCAGACCTCCGTGTGACCCGCCCTCGCCTGGCCGTGCTCGCCGCCGTGCGCGAGCACCCGCACGCCGACACCGACTCCATCATCGGCGCCGTGCGCGAGGAGCTGCCCGGAGTCTCCCACCAGGCCGTCTACGACGTGCTGCGCGCCCTGTCCGCGGCGGGACTGGTGCGCCGCATCCAGCCGGCCGGGTCCGTCGCCCGCTATGAGGCGCGCGTGGGCGACAACCACCACCACGTCGTATGCCGCGTGTGCGGCACCATCGCCGACGTCGACTGCGCCGTCGGCGACACCCCCTGCCTCACCGCCTCGGGCGACCACGGCTTCGCCATCGACGAGGCCGAGGTCACCTACTGGGGCCTGTGCCCCGAGTGCGCGACAGCAACCGCCACACGCTGA
- a CDS encoding VOC family protein: MDITISSAFLPHDDPDASLAFYRDALGFEVRGDVGRGAMRWITVGPVGQPATSIVLYPPGADPGVTEAERRTIAEMMAKGTYGMIVLATRDLDGTFEKLQAGDAEVVQEPTEQPYGIRDCAFRDPAGNMVRINEVR; encoded by the coding sequence ATGGACATCACCATCAGCTCGGCCTTCCTGCCGCACGATGACCCGGATGCCTCGCTCGCCTTCTACCGTGACGCACTCGGCTTCGAGGTCCGGGGCGACGTCGGCAGGGGCGCGATGCGGTGGATCACCGTCGGTCCGGTCGGCCAGCCCGCAACGAGCATCGTGCTGTACCCGCCGGGGGCCGACCCGGGCGTCACCGAGGCGGAGCGCCGAACCATCGCCGAGATGATGGCCAAGGGCACCTACGGCATGATCGTGCTGGCGACCAGGGACCTCGACGGAACGTTCGAGAAGCTGCAGGCCGGTGACGCCGAGGTGGTCCAGGAACCCACGGAGCAGCCCTACGGCATCCGCGACTGTGCCTTCCGCGACCCGGCCGGGAACATGGTCCGCATCAATGAGGTGCGCTGA
- a CDS encoding aldo/keto reductase family protein: MEFRYLGQSGLKISEITYGNWLTHGSQVENDTATQCVRAALDAGISTFDTADAYANTAAETVLGEALKGERRESLEIFTKVYWPTGPKGKNDTGLSRKHIMESVNGSLQRLQTDYVDLYQAHRFDTETPLEETMQAFADIVRLGKALYIGVSEWTADQIRAGVELSRQLGFQLVSNQPQYSMLWRVIEGEVVPASKELGVSQIVWSPIGQGVLTGKYRPGEQPPEGSRATDEKGGADMISRFMRDDVLTGVQQLQPVADELGLSMAQLAVAWVLQNENVASAIIGASRPEQVSENVKAAGVTIPDELMARIDDALGDVVERDPGRTAENAPARRPV; this comes from the coding sequence ATGGAGTTCAGGTACCTCGGACAGAGCGGCCTCAAGATCTCGGAGATCACCTACGGGAACTGGCTCACCCACGGCTCCCAGGTGGAGAACGACACCGCCACCCAGTGCGTGAGAGCCGCGCTCGACGCGGGCATCTCGACCTTCGACACCGCGGACGCGTACGCCAACACGGCAGCCGAGACGGTGCTCGGCGAGGCGCTGAAGGGGGAGCGCCGGGAGTCGCTCGAGATCTTCACCAAGGTCTACTGGCCCACCGGGCCCAAGGGCAAGAACGACACCGGGCTGTCGCGAAAGCACATCATGGAGTCGGTCAACGGCTCCCTCCAGCGCCTGCAGACCGACTACGTCGACCTCTACCAGGCCCACCGCTTCGACACGGAGACGCCGCTGGAGGAGACCATGCAGGCGTTCGCCGACATCGTCCGGCTGGGCAAGGCGCTCTACATCGGCGTCAGCGAGTGGACGGCCGACCAGATCCGCGCCGGTGTCGAGCTCAGCCGACAGCTCGGCTTCCAGCTCGTCTCGAACCAGCCGCAGTACTCGATGCTGTGGCGCGTGATCGAGGGCGAGGTCGTCCCGGCGTCGAAGGAGCTCGGCGTGTCGCAGATCGTCTGGTCACCCATCGGGCAGGGCGTGCTCACGGGCAAGTACCGTCCCGGCGAGCAGCCGCCGGAGGGGTCCCGCGCCACCGACGAGAAGGGCGGCGCGGACATGATCTCCCGGTTCATGCGCGACGACGTCCTGACTGGGGTGCAGCAGCTGCAGCCGGTCGCCGACGAGCTGGGGCTCTCGATGGCCCAGCTGGCTGTCGCATGGGTGCTGCAGAACGAAAACGTGGCCTCGGCGATCATCGGTGCGTCGCGTCCGGAGCAGGTCAGCGAGAACGTCAAGGCCGCCGGGGTGACCATTCCCGACGAGCTCATGGCGAGGATCGACGACGCCCTCGGAGACGTCGTCGAGCGCGACCCGGGCCGGACCGCGGAGAACGCGCCCGCCCGGCGTCCGGTCTGA
- a CDS encoding helix-turn-helix transcriptional regulator: MGTRTAESQRLRDLALLRRVRDRIDREYAQPLDVEALARGVNLSAGHLSRQFRSAYGESPYSYLMTRRIERAMALLRRGDLTVTEVCFAVGCASLGTFSTRFTELVGMPPSTYRALAAGGAAAMPACVAKQVTRPVRNREAPMPLSHLA; this comes from the coding sequence GTGGGCACCAGAACGGCCGAGTCGCAGCGACTGCGTGACCTCGCGCTGCTTCGCCGGGTCCGCGACCGCATCGACCGGGAGTACGCGCAGCCGCTGGACGTCGAGGCGCTGGCCCGAGGCGTGAACCTCTCGGCCGGGCACCTCAGCCGCCAGTTCCGGTCCGCCTACGGGGAGTCGCCGTACTCCTACCTGATGACCCGGCGCATCGAGCGCGCGATGGCGCTCCTGCGCCGGGGCGACCTCACCGTCACCGAGGTGTGCTTCGCCGTCGGCTGTGCCTCGCTGGGCACCTTCAGCACCCGGTTCACCGAGCTGGTGGGCATGCCGCCCAGCACCTACCGGGCCCTGGCCGCCGGTGGAGCGGCCGCGATGCCGGCGTGTGTGGCAAAGCAGGTCACCCGACCGGTCAGGAATCGAGAAGCGCCGATGCCCCTCTCGCACCTAGCGTGA
- the katG gene encoding catalase/peroxidase HPI, which yields MVEHGSESENPVIPAPEPKTDRRPHSNRDWWPNQLNLQVLHQHSSYANPLGGGFDYAEAFQGLDVEALKQDLIDVMTTSQDWWPADFGHYGGLFIRLSWHAAGTYRIEDGRGGAGDGSQRFAPLNSWPDNANLDKARRLLWPVKKKYGQKISWADLLVLAGNVALESMGFKTFGFGFGREDIWEPEEIFWGPEDTWLGDERYSGDRELSGPLGAVQMGLIYVNPEGPNGNPDPIAAARDIRETFRRMAMNDEETVALIAGGHSFGKTHGAGPADNVGPEPEAAPLEEQGLGWHSTYRSGKGADTITSGLEVTWSNTPTRWGMGFFENLFRHDYELVKSPAGAHQWVAKEAEATVPDAFDPEKKHRPTMLTTDLALRLDPEYERISRRFHENPDEFALAFAKAWYKLLHRDMGPVSRYLGPWVPEPQLWQDPVPPVDHELVGAEDIAALKRTILDSGISPSDLVSTAWAAAASYRDTDKRGGANGARIRLAPQKDWEVNAGTAPVIERLEQLQQEFNGAQTGGKRVSLADLIVLGGSAAVEQAARAAGVEVEVPFAPGRTDATQEQTDVQSFSVMEPRADGFRNYLRAGEKLPPETLLLDRANLLSLTAPEMTVLVGGMRALGTNHGGAQHGVFTDRPGVLSTDFFVNLLDMGTEWKVSTHSENVYEGRDRTTGEVTRTATAVDLVFGSNSQLRAIAEVYAEDDTKEKFVKDFVAAWVKVMNLDRFDLR from the coding sequence GTGGTCGAACACGGCAGCGAGAGCGAGAACCCGGTAATCCCCGCCCCCGAACCGAAGACGGATCGGCGGCCGCACAGCAACAGGGACTGGTGGCCGAACCAGCTCAACCTCCAGGTGCTCCACCAGCACTCCTCCTACGCCAACCCCCTGGGTGGGGGCTTCGACTACGCCGAGGCGTTCCAGGGCCTCGACGTCGAGGCCCTGAAGCAGGACCTCATCGACGTGATGACCACCTCGCAGGACTGGTGGCCGGCCGACTTCGGCCACTACGGAGGCCTGTTCATCCGGCTCAGCTGGCACGCTGCCGGCACCTACCGCATCGAGGACGGCCGTGGTGGCGCCGGTGACGGCTCCCAGCGCTTCGCCCCTCTCAACAGCTGGCCCGACAACGCCAACCTCGACAAGGCCCGCCGACTGCTCTGGCCGGTCAAGAAGAAGTACGGCCAGAAGATCTCCTGGGCCGACCTCCTGGTGCTCGCGGGCAACGTCGCCCTGGAGTCGATGGGCTTCAAGACCTTCGGCTTCGGCTTCGGCCGTGAGGACATCTGGGAGCCCGAGGAGATCTTCTGGGGCCCCGAGGACACCTGGCTCGGCGACGAGCGCTACAGCGGCGACCGAGAGCTGTCCGGCCCGCTGGGCGCGGTGCAGATGGGCCTGATCTACGTCAACCCCGAGGGCCCCAACGGCAACCCCGACCCGATCGCAGCGGCTCGCGACATCCGCGAGACCTTCCGCCGGATGGCGATGAACGACGAGGAGACCGTCGCCCTCATCGCCGGTGGCCACTCGTTCGGCAAGACCCACGGCGCCGGCCCTGCCGACAACGTGGGCCCCGAGCCGGAGGCCGCTCCGCTGGAGGAGCAGGGCCTCGGCTGGCACAGCACCTACCGCTCCGGCAAGGGCGCCGACACGATCACCAGCGGCCTCGAGGTGACGTGGTCGAACACGCCCACCCGTTGGGGCATGGGCTTCTTCGAGAACCTCTTCCGCCACGACTACGAGCTCGTCAAGAGCCCGGCGGGTGCGCACCAGTGGGTCGCCAAGGAGGCCGAGGCCACCGTGCCCGACGCCTTCGACCCGGAGAAGAAGCACCGTCCGACGATGCTCACCACCGACCTCGCGCTCCGGCTCGACCCGGAGTACGAGAGGATCTCGCGCCGGTTCCACGAGAACCCGGACGAGTTCGCGCTGGCCTTCGCCAAGGCCTGGTACAAGCTGCTCCACCGCGACATGGGCCCGGTCTCCCGCTACCTCGGCCCGTGGGTGCCCGAGCCGCAGCTCTGGCAGGACCCGGTGCCGCCGGTCGACCACGAGCTCGTCGGGGCCGAGGACATCGCGGCCCTCAAGCGCACCATCCTCGACTCCGGCATCTCCCCCTCCGACCTCGTCTCCACCGCGTGGGCCGCTGCCGCCAGCTACCGCGACACCGACAAGCGGGGCGGAGCCAACGGCGCGCGGATCCGCCTGGCACCGCAGAAGGACTGGGAGGTCAACGCCGGCACAGCACCGGTCATCGAGCGCCTCGAGCAGCTCCAGCAGGAGTTCAACGGCGCGCAGACCGGCGGCAAGCGGGTCTCGCTGGCAGACCTGATCGTGCTCGGTGGCTCCGCCGCGGTCGAGCAGGCCGCCAGGGCCGCCGGCGTGGAGGTCGAGGTGCCGTTCGCCCCCGGACGCACGGACGCCACGCAGGAGCAGACCGACGTGCAGTCGTTCTCGGTGATGGAGCCGCGGGCCGACGGGTTCCGCAACTACCTCCGGGCCGGCGAGAAGCTGCCGCCCGAGACGCTGCTGCTCGACCGGGCGAACCTGCTCTCCCTCACCGCCCCCGAGATGACCGTCCTCGTCGGCGGCATGAGGGCGCTCGGCACGAACCACGGTGGGGCACAGCACGGGGTCTTCACCGACCGCCCCGGCGTGCTGAGCACCGACTTCTTCGTGAACCTGCTCGACATGGGCACGGAGTGGAAGGTCTCGACCCACTCCGAGAACGTCTACGAGGGCCGCGACCGCACCACCGGCGAGGTCACCCGCACGGCCACGGCCGTCGACCTCGTCTTCGGCTCGAACTCGCAGCTGCGGGCGATCGCCGAGGTCTACGCCGAGGACGACACCAAGGAGAAGTTCGTCAAGGACTTCGTCGCGGCGTGGGTCAAGGTCATGAACCTCGACCGGTTCGACCTGCGCTGA
- a CDS encoding NAD(P)/FAD-dependent oxidoreductase — protein MADGTYDVVVAGGGLAGSALGGVLARSGLGVLVVEKEGRFRDRIRGELTFPWGHSEALRAGLGEPLEQVGVVPLPVLDFYQDGRRTDSLCWETVSIDALPAVGFSHPRLQEVVLTWSESQGATVLRSAKVVGVHDGDSPTVSVVSDGRAVDIRARLVVGADGKRSGARRWLGADTVTDPEHHWFGGLLVSGARWDDSIAWATTPAGAVAWFTNGADSCRLYVRLTAEQVRAKGVGHDADAFLSFAATFMPEGTLEGAHAAGPVGFFPNSCTWSSRIALGHLVLVGDAAGAVDPTQGLGTSLLFRDVRALSELLLADGDWVRATTEYERQRQAYYDVLRAYDRWCALLEAEVGPEADRRRERNAAARETDPTLGGFATIEARGPDGLVPDETARRVYFGE, from the coding sequence ATGGCCGACGGAACATACGACGTGGTGGTCGCCGGCGGCGGGCTCGCAGGGTCGGCGCTGGGAGGTGTGCTGGCGCGGTCCGGTCTCGGTGTCCTCGTGGTCGAGAAGGAGGGACGCTTCCGCGACCGCATCCGGGGTGAGCTCACCTTTCCCTGGGGACACTCCGAGGCCCTGCGCGCGGGACTGGGCGAACCCCTGGAGCAGGTCGGCGTCGTGCCGTTGCCCGTGCTCGACTTCTACCAGGACGGACGGCGCACGGACTCGCTGTGCTGGGAGACGGTCTCGATCGACGCCCTGCCCGCCGTGGGGTTCTCCCACCCGCGACTGCAGGAGGTGGTGCTGACCTGGTCCGAGTCGCAGGGCGCGACCGTGCTGCGGTCGGCGAAGGTCGTCGGGGTCCATGACGGCGACAGCCCCACGGTGTCCGTCGTCAGCGACGGACGCGCCGTGGACATCCGGGCGAGGCTGGTCGTCGGTGCCGACGGGAAGAGGTCGGGCGCCCGGCGGTGGTTGGGGGCGGACACCGTGACCGACCCTGAGCACCATTGGTTCGGCGGCCTCCTCGTGTCGGGCGCGCGCTGGGACGACAGCATCGCGTGGGCCACCACACCGGCCGGGGCAGTGGCGTGGTTCACCAACGGTGCCGACTCGTGCCGCCTCTACGTCCGGCTCACGGCCGAGCAGGTTCGCGCGAAGGGGGTTGGACACGATGCCGACGCGTTCCTGTCGTTCGCCGCGACGTTCATGCCGGAGGGAACGCTGGAGGGCGCGCATGCGGCGGGCCCGGTGGGCTTCTTCCCGAACAGCTGCACCTGGTCGAGCCGGATCGCGCTCGGGCACCTGGTGCTGGTGGGAGACGCGGCGGGGGCGGTGGACCCCACCCAGGGACTCGGCACGTCCCTGCTGTTCCGGGACGTCCGCGCCTTGAGCGAACTGCTCCTGGCGGACGGGGACTGGGTTCGGGCGACGACCGAGTACGAGCGGCAACGGCAGGCGTACTACGACGTGCTGCGTGCCTACGACCGGTGGTGCGCGCTCCTGGAGGCGGAAGTGGGGCCTGAGGCCGACCGGCGGCGGGAGCGCAACGCCGCCGCCCGTGAGACGGATCCCACACTCGGCGGGTTCGCCACCATCGAGGCCCGCGGGCCGGACGGGCTCGTCCCGGACGAGACGGCGCGCCGGGTCTACTTCGGCGAGTAG
- a CDS encoding response regulator transcription factor translates to MSHKPRVLVVEDERTIAEAVAARLEAEGFEVDQVHDGLVALERAAAWDPELVVLDVMLPGLDGHEVCRRLQADHPVPVLMLTARDDEIDILVGLGVGADDYMTKPFSMRELVARIRALLRRVERARSVTVTAPDVRVGGLRIDGPSRRVWSDTDEVHLTPTEFDLLSCLAARPGTVLTRELLLAQVWGWADASGTRTVDSHVKSLRRKIGADRVRTVHGVGYALETGYAAERRS, encoded by the coding sequence GTGAGCCACAAGCCCCGTGTCCTGGTCGTCGAGGACGAGCGCACCATCGCCGAGGCCGTCGCCGCCCGCCTGGAGGCCGAGGGCTTCGAGGTCGACCAGGTGCACGACGGCCTCGTCGCCCTCGAGCGTGCTGCCGCGTGGGACCCCGAGCTGGTGGTGCTCGACGTCATGCTTCCCGGCCTCGACGGGCACGAGGTGTGCCGGCGCCTCCAGGCGGACCATCCGGTGCCCGTGCTCATGCTCACCGCCCGCGACGACGAGATCGATATCCTCGTCGGGCTCGGCGTGGGCGCGGACGACTACATGACCAAGCCGTTCTCCATGCGGGAGCTGGTCGCGCGCATCCGGGCGCTGCTCCGCCGCGTCGAGCGCGCCCGCTCCGTGACCGTCACGGCCCCCGACGTCCGGGTGGGCGGCCTGCGCATCGACGGCCCGTCGCGCAGGGTGTGGTCGGACACCGACGAGGTGCACCTCACGCCGACCGAGTTCGACCTGCTGTCCTGCCTCGCCGCCCGGCCGGGGACGGTGCTCACACGGGAGCTGCTCCTGGCGCAGGTCTGGGGCTGGGCTGACGCCTCCGGCACCCGCACCGTGGACAGCCACGTGAAGTCGTTGCGGCGCAAGATCGGTGCAGACCGGGTGCGCACCGTCCACGGTGTCGGCTACGCGCTGGAGACCGGGTATGCCGCGGAGCGCCGGTCATGA